From a single Streptomyces liliifuscus genomic region:
- the ychF gene encoding redox-regulated ATPase YchF — protein MSLTIGIVGLPNVGKSTLFNALTKNDVLAANYPFATIEPNVGVVGVPDARLTRLAEIFGSQKILPATVDFVDIAGIVRGASEGEGLGNKFLANIRESDAICQVIRAFKDENVVHVDGKVSPKDDIETINTELILADLQTIEKVLPRLQKESRIKKDVVAKVAAVEAAKEILDGGQTLFAAGIKQDSDQEALLHDLHLLTVKPFLYVFNVDEDELTDDAFKAEQSALVAPAEAIFLNAKLEADLAELDDEEALELLQSVGVEEPGLATLAHVGFNTLGLQTYLTAGPKESRAWTIKKGATAPEAAGVIHTDFQKGFIKAEVISFEDLVETGSVAEARAKGKARMEGKDYVMQDGDVVEFRFNV, from the coding sequence GTGTCGCTCACGATCGGAATCGTCGGTCTGCCGAATGTCGGCAAGTCGACCCTGTTCAACGCCCTGACCAAGAACGACGTGCTGGCGGCCAACTACCCGTTCGCCACGATCGAGCCGAACGTCGGCGTGGTCGGCGTGCCCGACGCCCGGCTGACCAGGCTGGCGGAGATCTTCGGTTCCCAGAAGATCCTCCCCGCCACGGTCGACTTCGTGGACATCGCGGGCATCGTGCGCGGCGCGAGCGAGGGCGAGGGCCTCGGCAACAAGTTCCTCGCGAACATCCGTGAGTCCGACGCGATCTGCCAGGTCATCCGTGCCTTCAAGGACGAGAACGTCGTGCACGTGGACGGCAAGGTCTCGCCGAAGGACGACATCGAGACGATCAACACCGAGCTGATCCTCGCCGACCTCCAGACCATCGAGAAGGTCCTGCCGCGCCTCCAGAAGGAGTCGCGGATCAAGAAGGACGTCGTGGCGAAGGTGGCGGCGGTCGAGGCGGCCAAGGAGATCCTGGACGGCGGCCAGACCCTCTTCGCCGCGGGCATCAAGCAGGACTCGGACCAGGAGGCCCTCCTCCACGACCTGCACCTGCTCACCGTCAAGCCGTTCCTGTACGTGTTCAACGTCGACGAGGACGAGCTGACCGACGACGCCTTCAAGGCCGAGCAGAGCGCGCTGGTCGCTCCCGCCGAGGCGATCTTCCTCAACGCCAAGCTGGAGGCGGACCTCGCCGAGCTCGACGACGAGGAGGCACTGGAGCTCCTCCAGTCGGTCGGGGTCGAGGAGCCCGGCCTCGCCACACTCGCCCACGTCGGCTTCAACACCCTCGGCCTGCAGACGTACCTCACCGCCGGCCCCAAGGAATCCCGCGCCTGGACCATCAAGAAGGGCGCCACCGCCCCCGAGGCCGCCGGAGTCATCCACACCGACTTCCAGAAGGGCTTCATCAAGGCGGAGGTCATCTCCTTCGAGGACCTCGTAGAAACGGGCTCAGTGGCCGAGGCCCGCGCCAAGGGCAAGGCCCGCATGGAGGGCAAGGACTATGTGATGCAGGACGGGGACGTGGTGGAGTTCCGCTTCAACGTCTAG
- a CDS encoding sensor histidine kinase: MSPHHAAAAGATGPAAATPPEFDAAWAHPLLDRLLGDRRRRPGLLGRYPWLLDAAVVLFILAISLPSLIHNDTAPTSPFGDIEPGPQLSTGVLCLLVAAHLIPLFWRRKAPTATFLVISFVSVAQWSLGVWLPTGIAGLVALYTLARYGSVRVLGWAVALAAVELLLAAFVLVPGKADHPMIGGFFLLGTTTAAVAIGLALRILRMYLAALEDRARRLEIEQEQRVRLTAAAERSRVAREMHDIVGHNLSVMVSVADGAATLAASRSERSAEALRVLGDTGRQAMSELRRVLGVLREEQEGERLLAPQPGIRDLDPLISRVRTAGLSVTYRTVGDLDALGSGVQLTVYRVVQESLTNTLKHAGTGTSAEVTIAVEAGRVRIRVADTGVPPGAPARARPGGLDDNPGHGLVGIRQRAAMYGGTVVLGPGDTGHGWTVDVVLDVPPGEQLP, translated from the coding sequence ATGAGCCCGCACCACGCGGCAGCTGCCGGGGCGACCGGCCCGGCGGCGGCGACGCCCCCCGAGTTCGACGCGGCGTGGGCCCACCCGCTCCTGGACCGGCTGCTGGGCGACCGAAGGCGTCGGCCGGGGCTGCTCGGCCGGTACCCGTGGCTGCTCGACGCCGCGGTGGTGCTGTTCATCCTGGCCATCTCCCTGCCCAGCCTGATCCACAACGACACGGCCCCGACGTCTCCCTTCGGCGACATCGAACCCGGACCTCAGCTGTCGACCGGCGTCCTGTGCCTCCTGGTCGCCGCGCACCTCATTCCCCTGTTCTGGCGCCGCAAGGCCCCCACGGCCACGTTCCTCGTGATCTCGTTCGTGTCCGTCGCGCAGTGGTCGCTGGGCGTGTGGCTCCCCACCGGGATCGCCGGACTCGTCGCCCTGTACACCCTGGCCCGCTACGGGTCCGTACGGGTGCTGGGCTGGGCCGTCGCGCTGGCGGCCGTCGAACTGCTGCTGGCCGCCTTCGTACTGGTCCCCGGCAAGGCCGATCACCCCATGATCGGCGGCTTCTTCCTGCTGGGCACGACGACGGCCGCCGTCGCCATCGGCCTGGCGCTCCGCATCCTCCGGATGTACCTGGCGGCTCTGGAGGACCGTGCCAGACGGCTGGAGATCGAGCAGGAGCAGCGCGTCCGGCTCACCGCCGCCGCCGAGCGCTCCCGGGTCGCCCGCGAGATGCACGACATCGTCGGCCACAACCTCTCGGTCATGGTCAGCGTCGCCGACGGCGCAGCTACCCTCGCCGCCAGCCGGAGCGAGCGGTCCGCCGAGGCGCTGCGCGTCCTCGGAGACACCGGCCGCCAGGCCATGAGCGAACTGCGCCGGGTGCTGGGAGTGCTGCGCGAGGAGCAGGAGGGCGAACGTCTGCTCGCCCCGCAGCCCGGGATCCGTGACCTGGACCCCCTCATCTCACGCGTGCGCACGGCCGGGCTGTCCGTGACGTACCGGACCGTGGGTGATCTCGACGCCCTGGGCAGCGGCGTACAGCTCACCGTGTACCGCGTCGTCCAGGAGTCACTGACCAACACCCTCAAACACGCGGGGACCGGCACGTCCGCCGAAGTCACCATCGCCGTCGAGGCGGGACGGGTACGGATCAGGGTCGCCGACACGGGCGTACCGCCGGGGGCACCTGCGCGCGCGAGGCCGGGAGGACTCGACGACAATCCCGGTCACGGCCTCGTCGGCATCCGCCAGCGGGCCGCCATGTACGGCGGGACCGTCGTCCTGGGGCCGGGTGACACCGGCCACGGCTGGACCGTGGACGTCGTGCTCGACGTACCGCCGGGAGAACAGCTGCCATGA
- a CDS encoding ABC transporter permease, producing MTVTDLSAAPPRTIVRKVTGPRVLRSEWAKFWTLRSSWITLGVAVFLLVLFGTIAAHTYSPQEAADGGGPLGPDAGSTDAVSLALTGVTFGSLAIGVLGVLLSAGEYSTGMIRSTLTAVPRRLPVLWAKVAVIAPVVLVLAALGVLAAFLLGAPGLDGESVALSLGDDGVLRSLAGAGVYLALVAVFGVALGMLIRSSAGAIATLVGILLILPGLAGLLPDSLYDTLSPYFPSTAGQAVYAVQQSSDALSPGAGLAVFAGWVALALAGAAYRLVSTDA from the coding sequence ATGACTGTCACCGACCTGTCCGCGGCCCCGCCCCGCACGATCGTGCGCAAGGTGACCGGCCCACGCGTCCTGCGCTCGGAGTGGGCCAAGTTCTGGACTCTGCGCTCCAGTTGGATCACCCTCGGCGTCGCCGTGTTCCTGCTCGTGCTCTTCGGGACGATCGCCGCCCACACCTACAGCCCCCAGGAGGCTGCGGACGGCGGCGGACCGCTCGGTCCCGACGCGGGCAGCACCGACGCCGTGAGCCTGGCCCTGACCGGCGTGACCTTCGGGTCGCTGGCCATCGGCGTGCTCGGTGTGCTGCTCTCCGCGGGCGAGTACAGCACCGGCATGATCCGCTCCACGCTCACCGCGGTCCCGCGCCGGCTGCCGGTCCTGTGGGCCAAGGTCGCCGTGATCGCGCCCGTCGTCCTGGTCCTCGCCGCCCTGGGCGTCCTGGCCGCGTTCCTGCTCGGAGCACCGGGCCTGGACGGCGAGAGCGTGGCTCTGTCCCTGGGCGACGACGGTGTGCTGCGCAGCCTGGCGGGCGCCGGCGTCTACCTCGCCCTGGTCGCCGTGTTCGGCGTGGCCCTCGGCATGCTGATCCGCTCCTCCGCCGGGGCCATCGCGACCCTGGTCGGCATCCTGCTGATCCTGCCCGGCCTGGCCGGGCTGCTGCCGGACTCGCTGTACGACACCCTCAGCCCGTACTTCCCGAGCACCGCGGGCCAGGCCGTCTACGCCGTCCAGCAGTCCTCCGACGCGCTCTCGCCCGGGGCGGGGCTCGCCGTCTTCGCGGGCTGGGTGGCGCTGGCCCTCGCGGGGGCGGCGTACCGGCTCGTCAGTACCGACGCCTGA
- a CDS encoding ABC transporter ATP-binding protein — translation MIEARQLTKRYGDKTVVDNLSFTVKSGEVTGFLGPNGAGKSTTMRMVVGLDSPNAGSVTVNGRPYARHPAPLHEIGSLLEAKSVHPGRTAFNHLMALAYTHGIARGRVDEVIELAGLASVAGKRVGAFSLGMGQRLGIAAALLGDPAIVMLDEPVNGLDPEGVLWVRNLLRRLADEGRAVMLSSHLMSETAQIADHLVIIGRGRLLADTTVDDFIRDAGSGGVKVATADTAGLRSLLVGPDVTITSSSRDELMVHGRDAREIGAIAAAHGLVLHELTPQAVSLEQAFMDLTRDAVEYQSAPADTVRKAA, via the coding sequence ATGATCGAGGCACGGCAGCTGACGAAGCGGTACGGGGACAAGACGGTCGTCGACAATCTGAGCTTCACCGTCAAGTCAGGTGAGGTGACGGGCTTCCTCGGGCCCAACGGAGCGGGCAAGTCCACGACCATGCGCATGGTCGTCGGACTGGACTCGCCCAATGCGGGCTCGGTCACCGTGAACGGCCGCCCCTACGCCCGGCACCCGGCGCCCCTGCACGAGATCGGCAGCCTGCTGGAGGCCAAGTCCGTCCATCCGGGGCGTACCGCGTTCAACCACCTGATGGCGCTCGCGTACACCCACGGCATCGCCCGCGGCCGGGTGGACGAGGTCATCGAACTGGCGGGGCTGGCCAGCGTGGCCGGCAAGCGCGTGGGGGCCTTCTCCCTCGGCATGGGCCAGCGGCTCGGCATCGCCGCGGCCCTGCTCGGTGACCCGGCGATCGTCATGCTCGACGAACCGGTCAACGGCCTCGACCCCGAGGGCGTGCTGTGGGTGCGCAACCTCCTGCGGCGGCTGGCCGACGAGGGCCGCGCCGTGATGCTCTCCTCGCACCTGATGAGCGAGACCGCGCAGATCGCCGACCATCTGGTGATCATCGGACGCGGTCGGCTGCTCGCGGACACCACGGTCGACGACTTCATCAGGGACGCCGGCAGCGGAGGGGTGAAGGTCGCCACCGCCGACACCGCCGGGCTGCGCTCACTGCTGGTCGGCCCCGACGTCACGATCACCTCCTCCTCCAGGGACGAGCTCATGGTCCACGGCCGCGATGCCCGGGAGATCGGCGCCATCGCTGCCGCGCACGGGCTCGTGCTCCACGAACTCACCCCGCAGGCCGTCTCCCTGGAACAGGCGTTCATGGACCTCACCCGGGACGCCGTCGAGTACCAGAGCGCCCCGGCCGACACCGTACGAAAGGCGGCATGA
- a CDS encoding erythromycin esterase family protein: MTRRRAVIIPSVLLSFSLSLSLGAVAVAAQAVGDTAHESPTSVSVSRASASGQHAESVVAAIERSAHTLKTTSPEGSLRDLDALGRMVRNAKVVGLGEATHGSQDFFRMKHRVFRYLVEEKGFRSFSLELPWSSGVRLNDYVLDGKGDLKDIAREEFQGSYRIWNNQDYIDLIEWMRDYNIEHPHDPVRFMGNDMGYAGPELYERVVDQVSREYPRLLERVTELYRGLPPTTDAGSYYAQYLQLPLAERKERAERTRKVYELLRKQRPAAGADKQDHAWTVQHARAIHQMAEGFSFDITDETQIPEMMKYRDQVMAENVAWWHKHTGDRILLSAHNTHVSYDSFDVRYPKTQGAFLRDALGTGYLSIGFSFYKGSFAAFGADDDVMRTYSVGAAKPGTNEHTLDKARRRDFILDMRTAPDSARAWLDKERVTWNIGAGWPDPTQYTTALGRAHDVLIHLHDVNATKYLGTP; encoded by the coding sequence ATGACGCGACGCAGAGCGGTAATCATTCCCTCGGTCCTCCTCTCCTTCTCGCTCTCCCTCTCCCTCGGCGCGGTGGCGGTTGCCGCTCAGGCCGTCGGGGACACAGCGCATGAGTCACCCACCTCGGTCTCGGTATCGAGGGCGTCGGCCTCCGGTCAGCACGCGGAGAGTGTGGTCGCCGCCATCGAGCGCAGCGCCCACACGTTGAAGACCACCAGCCCCGAAGGCAGCCTGCGGGACCTGGACGCGCTGGGCCGAATGGTCAGGAACGCCAAGGTGGTGGGGCTGGGCGAGGCCACTCATGGTTCACAGGACTTCTTCCGTATGAAGCACCGGGTCTTCCGCTACCTGGTCGAGGAGAAGGGCTTTCGGTCCTTCTCCCTGGAGCTTCCCTGGAGCAGCGGTGTGCGGCTCAACGACTACGTGCTGGACGGGAAGGGCGACCTGAAGGACATAGCGCGCGAGGAGTTCCAGGGTTCCTACCGGATCTGGAACAACCAGGACTACATCGACCTCATCGAGTGGATGCGCGACTACAACATCGAGCACCCGCACGACCCGGTGCGGTTCATGGGCAATGACATGGGCTACGCCGGGCCGGAGCTGTACGAGCGAGTGGTCGACCAGGTGTCCCGCGAGTACCCGCGGTTGCTGGAGCGCGTCACCGAGCTGTACCGCGGCCTGCCGCCGACCACCGATGCCGGCTCGTACTACGCGCAGTACCTTCAGCTGCCGCTGGCCGAGCGCAAGGAGCGGGCGGAGCGGACCCGGAAGGTGTACGAGCTGCTGCGGAAACAGCGCCCCGCTGCCGGTGCCGACAAGCAGGACCACGCGTGGACGGTGCAGCACGCCAGGGCCATCCACCAGATGGCCGAGGGATTCTCCTTCGACATCACCGACGAGACCCAGATCCCGGAGATGATGAAATACCGGGACCAGGTCATGGCCGAGAACGTGGCCTGGTGGCACAAGCACACCGGCGACCGGATCCTGCTGTCGGCGCACAACACCCACGTGTCGTACGACTCCTTCGATGTGCGGTACCCGAAGACCCAAGGTGCCTTCCTGCGCGACGCGTTGGGTACGGGCTACCTCAGCATCGGCTTCAGTTTCTACAAGGGCTCCTTCGCGGCCTTCGGCGCCGACGACGACGTGATGCGGACCTACAGCGTGGGTGCCGCCAAGCCGGGCACCAACGAACACACCCTCGACAAGGCCCGTCGGCGGGACTTCATCCTGGACATGCGCACTGCCCCCGACTCCGCACGCGCGTGGCTGGACAAGGAGCGCGTCACCTGGAACATCGGTGCCGGATGGCCCGATCCCACCCAGTACACGACCGCGCTCGGCCGGGCACACGACGTCCTCATCCACCTGCACGACGTCAACGCCACCAAGTACCTGGGCACCCCCTGA
- a CDS encoding response regulator: MTTVLIADDQPLQRMGVRMLIEGTAGLEGVGEAEHGAEAVRMAAELRPDVVLMDIRMPGMDGLEATRRIVAAGGRTRILIVTTFDLDEYAYEGLRAGASGFLLKDARPEELVAGIRAVATGDAVVAPRLTRRLLDAYAHQVLAPADAPAPDDPRLRTLSDREREVLVAVAQGWTNTEIAQHLVLTESTVKKHVGRVLAKIGARDRVQAVIMAYDAGLVRARP; this comes from the coding sequence ATGACCACCGTGCTCATCGCCGACGACCAGCCCCTCCAGCGCATGGGCGTCCGCATGCTCATCGAGGGGACCGCGGGCCTGGAAGGGGTCGGCGAGGCCGAACACGGCGCCGAGGCCGTCCGCATGGCCGCCGAACTCCGCCCCGACGTCGTCCTCATGGACATCCGCATGCCCGGCATGGACGGCCTGGAGGCCACCCGCCGGATCGTCGCCGCCGGCGGCCGCACCCGCATCCTCATCGTGACGACCTTCGACCTCGACGAGTACGCCTACGAGGGCCTGCGGGCCGGCGCCAGCGGCTTCCTGCTCAAGGACGCCCGCCCCGAGGAACTCGTCGCCGGCATCCGCGCGGTCGCCACCGGCGACGCCGTCGTGGCCCCGCGCCTGACCCGCCGGCTGCTGGACGCCTACGCCCACCAGGTCCTCGCACCGGCCGACGCGCCCGCCCCGGACGATCCCCGGCTGCGGACCCTCAGCGACCGCGAACGAGAGGTCCTCGTCGCCGTCGCCCAGGGCTGGACGAACACGGAGATCGCCCAGCACCTCGTCCTCACCGAGTCCACGGTCAAGAAGCACGTCGGCCGCGTCCTCGCCAAGATCGGCGCCCGCGACCGCGTCCAGGCCGTGATCATGGCGTACGACGCCGGGCTGGTCAGGGCCAGACCGTAA
- a CDS encoding DUF6542 domain-containing protein — protein MSPLVQAARRFPNPRLTGLGSGLFCSAVMFALACLDALLFGSSLVVYGVLFLPVCALTAVWVRRADLVTAVVAVPIAFAVGLLPIADSGGGLGGRLMGLVTALALHAGWLYGGTLVAGLIVTVRKVRMMSRRAAQRRRAAA, from the coding sequence GTGTCACCGCTGGTGCAGGCCGCACGCCGGTTCCCCAACCCCCGGCTCACCGGGCTGGGCAGCGGGCTGTTCTGCTCCGCAGTGATGTTCGCGCTCGCCTGTCTGGACGCGCTGCTGTTCGGCTCTTCGCTCGTCGTCTACGGGGTGCTGTTCCTGCCCGTGTGCGCGTTGACGGCGGTGTGGGTGCGGCGGGCCGACCTCGTCACGGCGGTCGTCGCCGTGCCGATCGCCTTCGCCGTCGGACTGCTGCCGATCGCCGACAGCGGTGGCGGGCTCGGCGGACGGCTGATGGGGCTGGTCACCGCCCTCGCGCTGCACGCGGGATGGCTGTACGGGGGCACGCTGGTCGCCGGACTCATCGTCACCGTGCGCAAGGTGCGGATGATGAGCCGCCGTGCGGCCCAGCGGCGCCGGGCGGCCGCCTGA
- a CDS encoding ATP-binding protein, whose translation MEFQGRAGDLELLAGQFRAVVEGRGATRGRAVIMTGRRRVGKSRLVQEFCDRSGAPYVVFQATRGRNPVTERADFGATLGQSLLPGAELVAGLQAQDWNQALRSLALAVPDDSPSIAVIDEVPWLVEQDQEFEGALQTVWDRHLSAKPVLLVLVGSDTSVMEALQSYGRPFFGRAAKMTVRPLNLADVQAMTGLDAAGAVDAQLITGGFPEIVQSWRPGMGRTDFLRASVANPLSPLLVAGELSLLGEFPEASHSRAVLEAVGSGERTFSAIAARAGGAGALPSGTLSPLLATLQAKRALAADLPLSAKSDSKNKRYRIADPYLRFWLAFLARAIPFIERGRGDLALERIERSWTTWRGRAVEPLVRESLLRLMPSEEWPETEAIGGWWNRQNNPELDLIGADREPVARQVHFVGSVKWLETQPFGRHEYDALVRDMAAVPGTTLDTPLVAVSRCGVADDLPLTAHWGPEDLVRAWRPR comes from the coding sequence GTGGAGTTCCAAGGTCGGGCCGGAGATCTTGAGCTGCTGGCCGGGCAGTTCCGGGCCGTGGTGGAGGGGCGTGGGGCCACCCGGGGGCGGGCCGTGATCATGACGGGGCGGCGGCGGGTGGGGAAGTCGCGGCTGGTGCAGGAGTTCTGTGACCGGTCGGGGGCGCCGTACGTGGTGTTTCAGGCCACCCGGGGGCGAAACCCGGTCACGGAGCGTGCCGACTTCGGCGCGACCCTCGGGCAGTCGTTGCTGCCGGGGGCCGAGCTGGTCGCCGGTCTTCAGGCGCAGGACTGGAACCAGGCCCTGCGCTCCCTGGCACTCGCGGTGCCCGACGACTCGCCCAGCATCGCGGTGATCGACGAGGTGCCCTGGCTGGTCGAGCAGGACCAGGAGTTCGAGGGCGCGCTCCAGACCGTCTGGGACCGGCACCTGTCCGCCAAGCCCGTGCTTCTGGTGCTGGTCGGCAGCGACACGTCGGTCATGGAGGCGTTGCAGTCGTACGGGCGCCCGTTCTTCGGGCGGGCCGCGAAGATGACCGTCCGGCCCCTGAACCTGGCCGACGTGCAGGCCATGACCGGGCTTGACGCGGCAGGTGCCGTCGACGCCCAACTGATCACCGGCGGATTCCCCGAGATCGTGCAGTCCTGGCGGCCGGGGATGGGACGTACGGACTTTCTGCGGGCCTCGGTCGCCAACCCTCTCTCGCCCCTGCTGGTGGCAGGCGAGCTGTCCCTGCTCGGCGAGTTTCCCGAGGCGTCGCACTCGCGGGCCGTGCTGGAAGCGGTCGGCAGCGGTGAGCGTACGTTCAGCGCCATCGCGGCCCGGGCCGGCGGCGCCGGCGCCCTGCCGTCCGGCACGCTCTCCCCGCTGCTGGCCACGCTGCAGGCCAAGCGGGCCCTGGCCGCCGACCTCCCGCTGTCCGCCAAGTCGGACAGCAAGAACAAGCGGTACCGGATCGCCGACCCGTATCTGCGGTTCTGGCTGGCCTTCCTGGCACGCGCGATCCCCTTCATCGAGCGTGGCCGGGGCGACTTGGCACTGGAACGCATCGAGCGGTCCTGGACCACTTGGCGCGGGCGGGCGGTCGAGCCACTGGTCCGTGAGTCCCTGCTGCGTCTGATGCCCAGTGAAGAGTGGCCCGAGACCGAGGCCATCGGCGGCTGGTGGAACCGTCAGAACAACCCCGAGCTCGACCTCATCGGCGCGGACCGCGAGCCGGTCGCCCGGCAGGTGCACTTCGTCGGGTCGGTCAAATGGCTGGAGACCCAGCCCTTCGGCCGGCATGAGTACGACGCCTTGGTACGCGACATGGCCGCCGTCCCCGGCACCACCCTGGACACCCCACTGGTCGCCGTCTCCCGCTGCGGGGTGGCCGACGATCTGCCGCTCACCGCGCACTGGGGGCCGGAGGACCTCGTACGGGCGTGGCGGCCCCGATAG
- a CDS encoding serine hydrolase domain-containing protein — translation MRRTPSRRLFTAALLVASVLAPMTAIPGTPVHAAGADRHGGGPYDGNRHCVEPHDVGRHGFDRHDKDECPPKGLGPELTARLDKAIEDVRQKADIPGVIVGLWMPGKGSYVRATGVADTATGRPMTTDPFMRIGSETKTFTVTALLQLVDDGRIRLDDPISKYIHGVPGGKRITLRHLAEMRSGLYPYSADPGFVHDLLSDPSRSFTPREVLAYGFKHKNTFKPGKQFQYSNSNLVLLGLVIEKVSGHNLVDFIDKRVLRPSHLHHTLFPLDAEFPEPHPRGYTDQTLSGEVEDSTDWNPSWGWAAGAMISNLHDLRRWAKIVATGTLLSPQTQKERLKTLPTGFPGTSYGLGIFNSDGWIGHNGSIPGYESVTVYLPSKKATLVVLLNTDISYEGKEPSSALARAITEIVTPANVYDRPVPPR, via the coding sequence ATGCGACGTACCCCCTCCCGCCGGCTGTTCACCGCGGCGCTCCTCGTGGCGTCGGTGCTGGCGCCGATGACAGCGATTCCCGGCACGCCGGTCCACGCCGCGGGCGCCGACCGGCACGGCGGCGGCCCGTACGACGGCAACCGGCACTGCGTCGAACCGCACGACGTCGGCCGGCACGGCTTCGACCGGCACGACAAGGACGAGTGCCCGCCGAAGGGTCTCGGTCCCGAGCTGACGGCCCGGCTGGACAAGGCCATCGAGGACGTCCGCCAGAAGGCCGACATCCCCGGTGTCATCGTCGGGCTGTGGATGCCGGGCAAGGGAAGCTACGTACGCGCGACCGGGGTCGCCGACACCGCCACCGGCCGGCCGATGACCACCGACCCGTTCATGCGGATCGGCAGCGAGACCAAGACCTTCACGGTCACCGCGCTGCTCCAGCTCGTCGACGACGGACGGATCCGGCTGGACGACCCGATCTCCAAGTACATCCATGGCGTGCCGGGCGGCAAGCGGATCACACTGCGTCATCTCGCCGAGATGCGCAGCGGCCTGTACCCGTACAGCGCCGACCCGGGCTTCGTGCACGACCTGCTGAGCGACCCGAGCCGCTCGTTCACCCCGCGTGAGGTGCTCGCGTACGGCTTCAAGCACAAGAACACCTTCAAGCCGGGGAAGCAGTTCCAGTACTCCAACAGCAACCTCGTCCTCCTCGGTCTGGTGATCGAGAAGGTCAGCGGGCACAACCTCGTCGACTTCATCGACAAGCGGGTGCTCCGCCCTTCCCACCTGCACCACACGCTGTTCCCCCTGGACGCCGAGTTCCCCGAGCCGCACCCGCGCGGCTACACCGACCAGACGCTGAGCGGTGAGGTCGAGGACTCGACGGACTGGAACCCCAGCTGGGGCTGGGCGGCCGGGGCGATGATCTCGAACCTGCACGACCTGCGCCGCTGGGCCAAGATCGTCGCCACCGGGACACTGCTCAGCCCCCAGACCCAGAAGGAGCGGCTGAAGACGCTGCCGACCGGTTTCCCCGGCACGAGCTACGGCCTCGGCATCTTCAACTCCGACGGCTGGATCGGCCACAACGGCTCCATCCCCGGATACGAGAGCGTGACCGTCTACCTGCCGTCGAAGAAGGCCACCCTGGTGGTCCTCCTCAACACCGACATCTCCTACGAGGGCAAGGAGCCGTCCTCGGCCCTCGCCCGTGCGATCACCGAGATCGTGACCCCGGCCAACGTCTACGACCGCCCGGTCCCGCCGCGCTAG